The Coccinella septempunctata chromosome X, icCocSept1.1, whole genome shotgun sequence nucleotide sequence ATACTGTTCTATGGTGAAGGCAAATTCCAGTAAAGCGCAGTCGCGTGCTCTCCAACCGCAAATGTCATTCGAGCATCCGCATCCGCGAATAGTTGTAAACAATCCTGAAAACCAAGAGTCTGAACCAACTATTAGGACCAACGATTTCTCATTATCGAACTCCATTATGAAAGACACTGATAACAATCTAGAATGGTCTACAGTTGAAAGAAAGAAAGGAAAACGAGAATCAAGAAATAGCAAGAAAATATGTTATGGAACTAAAACTAACTGTGAAGATAATACAATCAAGGGTGCCATCCGTAGACGGTGGATTTATGTTGGGAAAATCGCAGGAAAACAGGTCTCGGAGCAAGATATACGGTCTTTCTTGGGAGATATGGATGATAACGAACTTATAATTGTGAAAAAACTCAACACTATTGGGCAAAACTCCGCTTTAAGCATTGGCTTACCAGGCGACACAGCTTATAATAAGATTTTTCTTTCTGGCCTGAAGGTGTCGTTCTTAGGGATTTCTCTTTCGACCGAAATTTTTTACGGAAGAGCAGAATGAACCAGAACAGCTAAATTCATCTATCAAATTTGGTAAGTCCAAACCCACCAGGGACTTTAGCCTTGTTCACCAGAATGTTCAGTCTTTGGGTACAGCTATGAACGGCCTACAGCTAATGGCTCAAGAGGAAAACTCAGACGTAATAGCTATTACAGAACACTGGAAGTCCAAGGATGAACTTCCTGTCTACAAGATAATCGGATACAAGTTAGTTTCAAGTTTCTGCCGTTCAAGAGGGAGACATGGTGGATGTGCAATCTACATCAGagaagaactgaaattcactgaAAGGTCGGACTACAATCTTATTAGTATACCAAATGTCATTGAGTGTTCTTCAGCTCAAATTCATTCAAATAATCATAAAATACTGATTATATGTGTTTATAGGCCTAATTCCCAACCTTTGGCAGATGTGGATCTGTTCTTAGAGAAACTTAAGACTCTTCTAGAGAAATGTACACTTGAGAGAGCTCCTTTCATTTTGGTGGGAGATTTCAACCTGGACATCCTGTCAGGATCTCATGACAGTGTTGGGTTTATATCACTCCTGGAGAGTTTCAACTTGGAACCCTTGATTCGTCAGCCCACACGACCCTCATCGGGAACCTGTCTGGATAATGTTATAACCCCCCTGGTGGGGCAAGCTAAGGTGATCGAACATCATATATGTGACCATTCCGCCCTGAAATTCACTTCCAACCTCAATTTCACTACTGATCGCAGAATAAAGTCGGTCAAGAGGAGAATAATAAATGATGAGTCCACCGATATCTTCCTCCAAGAGCTGTCTCTGTTGAGTTGGGATGACATCTTTGTAAATTCATCTGACCCTAACCATCTTTGGAATATATTCCATAGCCGATTTTTTCAGACATTTGATAGATGTTTTCCTAAGGTAACCATTCATCCTTCAACATCCAGGAATAACTTCAAGCTAACACCTGAACTAATAAACATGAAAAAACATCTCGACTTATTATACATACTTTCTTTCTCTAGATCTGAATTGAAAGACACGTATAAGTCAGTGAAGAAACATTATGATAGTCTCCTGTCGAGGGCGAGGAGGGACCACTTCAGTTACTTCATAAGAAACTCTGAAAACAAGTCAAAAGCCTCCTGGAAGgtgataaattctcttacaaaaAGTAAGACTTCTCCGGCTTCTTCTTGTGATCTGGACGATTCTTCCTTGTGTCCGAATGAGTTCAATAATTTCTTCGTTGATTTTCCTACTGCGCTGACTGAAGGTCTGGAGAGAGGTTCTAGCACAGAGCGGGACAGACTTGATAAATCCTTCTATATGTTTGATGTTACACATGATGAAGTTCGGAAAACAGTTAAAGctctaaaa carries:
- the LOC123322289 gene encoding uncharacterized protein LOC123322289, translating into MNGLQLMAQEENSDVIAITEHWKSKDELPVYKIIGYKLVSSFCRSRGRHGGCAIYIREELKFTERSDYNLISIPNVIECSSAQIHSNNHKILIICVYRPNSQPLADVDLFLEKLKTLLEKCTLERAPFILVGDFNLDILSGSHDSVGFISLLESFNLEPLIRQPTRPSSGTCLDNVITPLVGQAKVIEHHICDHSALKFTSNLNFTTDRRIKSVKRRIINDESTDIFLQELSLLSWDDIFVNSSDPNHLWNIFHSRFFQTFDRCFPKVTIHPSTSRNNFKLTPELINMKKHLDLLYILSFSRSELKDTYKSVKKHYDSLLSRARRDHFSYFIRNSENKSKASWKVINSLTKTCQHGFVRNRSIETATYELINEVLVSLESGEVPMGLFLDLTKAFDCVEHERLLEILDDCGIRDNQLKLIDSYLTSRKQIVVMEVDGELVKSDRRENKMGVPQGSIPGPILFIIYINKLPKAKVSAKYSMRMFADDTNYLLKSSDIVSAVVDSNNVLKSVGDWFQDHNLILNIDKTQCIFFYTEKSKLNYPSSVNIANSNVVVKHSVVFLGLVLDRHLKWGPHTEQLRYLCPTLQI